A part of Brachybacterium faecium DSM 4810 genomic DNA contains:
- a CDS encoding predicted methylated DNA-protein cysteine methyltransferase (PFAM: 6-O-methylguanine DNA methyltransferase, DNA binding domain), which produces MPRARLARMSAGPSRTRMDDVTVERVLRVVEAIPPGQVAAYGEIGAIVGVGPRLVGRILRTWGAGVPWWRVTNASGDHPLLARALPHWEAEGIAVKPDGRGCRIREFGADLAQLQDRARPALAELEDA; this is translated from the coding sequence ATGCCGCGTGCCAGACTGGCGCGCATGAGCGCCGGCCCCTCCCGCACCCGCATGGATGACGTCACCGTCGAGCGGGTGCTGCGCGTGGTCGAGGCGATCCCGCCCGGGCAGGTCGCCGCCTACGGCGAGATCGGCGCGATCGTCGGCGTCGGCCCGCGCCTGGTGGGCCGCATCCTGCGCACCTGGGGCGCGGGGGTGCCGTGGTGGCGGGTCACCAACGCCTCCGGCGACCATCCGCTGCTGGCCCGCGCGCTGCCCCACTGGGAGGCGGAGGGCATCGCGGTCAAGCCCGACGGCCGCGGCTGCCGGATCCGCGAGTTCGGCGCGGACCTCGCACAGCTGCAGGACCGCGCCCGCCCCGCCCTCGCCGAGCTCGAGGACGCCTGA